The sequence ACAGAGCCCTCAGGCTCAACCCACTAGTGCTAGCCCAGGTGTGGTGGACAGCCCTGAGCAGAGGACTCCCTCGGACCAGGTTTCTGAGCAGCCCTAGAGAGGGGAGGAACAGGCACTCTAATCCTCACAAAGGAACCCTGAGGCGGAGATTAGTGGGTGCTGGGTGCCCCAGGTGTCCTGGCTCTGGGGCCTCCAAGCTCTCTGGAAGTCACCCATGATGATCCTGAGGCACCAACACTGCAGCGGGTATTGGACAGACCCCATGGCCTGGGAGTGGGTGGGGGTAGCTGTTCTCTCTCCTGCAGGACAATTTAGCCAAGCCTGGCCTGCCTCACGTCCTCTCTCCCCagggccctgcccccaccctgcccctggaTTGGGGCTGGTGGTGCACTCTGCCATTGGGCAGAGTGCAGCCAGTGCTCTGGTCCCCAGGGGTGGAAGGAAGTTTCCTAGGGTAGCATGTCTCTCCCCAAATCCAGGCAGACCACCCCGCTTTTCTCTTCTTAGACCCCTTCAGTTCGAAGACCTAAGTCAAGAGTGACCCCTCGCACTGGCCAGGGCTTCTCCAGGCGCCTTGGTTGAGGCTCCCAAATATGAGTGGAGACACCCTTGTTTCCAGTGTCTGCACCGAGCACCCCTCAGCTTAGAACACGCCCCCAGCACAGCGACGCCCCCAGCACAGCGACCCCCCCAGCTCAGACTCCCCCAGCACAGAACCCTCCAGTTCAGAGACACCCCCCCCAGCACAGAGGCGCCCCCAGGCACAGGAACTCCCCCCAGCACAGAGCACTCCCAGCGCCTGTCGACGGTAGAGCCTCGTGGGGCTCCTAGGACCACGCTCGGACATCACTGCTGACCCCACAGGACCGTTGAGCCAGAGCCCAGCCCACCGTCGCGGTGGCCGCGGCTCACCAGCTTGCAGTCCGTGGGCGGCCGTCAGGGCCCCAAGCGCTTCCTGCGGCTCGGCCTTGGGCCGTGCGGGGGCGGGGCGGTGGCTGCCGCCGGCTCCGCCTCTGCCTCGCGGCGTCCTTTCGGCCAGTTTCCCAAAGGGCCCGAACACTCCCTCCGCCATGAGCCCCGGAGTCGGGCCGAGCCGTGCGGGCCCTTTAAGGGCCGGGGGCGTGGAGCGTCCCGCCCCCTCCTCGCCGCGCCCGGCCACCCGTTAAGTGCGAGCCCGGGGGGAGGGCACGGGATCCGGCCGCGGGTCGGCTACCGTCTGCTAGCGCGTGCGGGGCCGGCGCACCATGTACACCATCACCAAGGGGCCCAGCAAGCTGGTCGCGCAGCGTCGCACAGGTGCGCGGGCGGAGGCGGGCAGCGGGGTCGGCGCGCCCGGGGCGGGCGGCTGAGCGCGGTCCCTGTGCCTTCAGGTCCCACGCAGCAGCAGGTGGAGAGCAGACTCGGCGAGCTCCTGAAATGCCGGCAGCCCGCGCCGCCCACCTCGCCGCCCCGTCGGGCGCAGCCCAGCGCGCAGCCGCCGGGACCCTGGCCCCTGTCGAGGTGAGACGTGCGGCCCCGGCCCGAGCCCGGCCTCGctcgccccccacccccgccccccgccaccaCCGCAGCGGCCTCGGGAGGATGACCTTGGGGAAAGGTTAACGGAGCCCCGGCCACGTGCTGGAGGCGGGGCGGGCGCGCAGGGGGCGGGGCGCGCATGCAGGCCCCGCCCACGCAGCGCCGCGCCCGCCCCTCACCCGGCTGGGGCGGAGGGAGTGGGCCCCGGGTGCGTGGACCCTGCTGGCTGCGTGGTCCCCCGAGGATCCAGAGCGGGGAGAGAGCCGCCGGCTCCTGCATCGCAGGGTCTCCGGGCGACCTCGGGCTGGCGCTTGAGCCCCTCTGGGGCAGGCCGAGGTCGAGGTGCTGGGCTCGGTCTCCTGGCTGTGTTCTTGTGGAGCTCAGTGAGGGAGAGATGCACACGTTTCTCTCCGGCCTTGCCAAGCCACTGCCCTTCACCCCAAGCACCCTGGGGCCCTGGAGTTCCCCTCCCCAGCAGATGCTCGGAGCTTTGAACGGTGGCTTCCTACCTTTCCCAACCAGCGGGTCTGCCACGCGCCCAAGAGCCTGAGGCCACAGGAGGCTTAGTCCTGGTCACTTTGGCCTCCACGTTACCGTGACCTGGAAGTTGGACACTCGCCATCCCCGGAACTGAACTTTTTACTTCTTGGCTCAGTTCTTCGGGGAGTTCTTCTCATGTGATCCATGCGTTTCTGGGGCCTGTGGACTTTGCTCTGGCCCCTGCAGGCTGGAGGGCTACTGGGCGCAGGCTCTGGGTGGGGGTGGCACACGAATACGGAGGCAATGCTGGGGGGCAGGACGAGGGTGCAGGTAAACAGAGGGGCTTAGCAAGGGGAGGACAAACAACCACCAAGGGTGGAGGGGGTGCTGCTGGGCCACCCTCAgcctgccccctccccatctcttAGTTACTGGGCTTCACCCCTCAGGTTAGGGGGAGGTTCTGGGGATGGGTATTTGAGACACTGGCAGAGAGGGGGTCTTTCTGCTGGGGGGCATGTTCTTACTCCGGGGCTGGATCCTAGAGAGGAAAGCATCCTAGCCAGAGGTGCATCTGGTAGAGGGAAGTGAGTGGGGTCTTGGAGGGGCTCCGCAGCAACCAGGCTGTGCTGGGAAACTCTGATGATATCAGCCTTACCttttgggggaaactgaggcacaggtgtGTAGCCTCCACATGTTCAACCAGGGAGGGAGCGTGGGACTGGAGTGGCCCGGGGTATTCTCCCTTTCCTAGAGGAACAcaccttccttttctctccaagGCCCCATTGCTGGGGCGCAAGGGTGAGTCTGTGGCAAAGTTGGGAGGGTGTGCCAGGGAAGAAGTGGGAAAGCTAACAATGTTCCCCAGAGCCCTAAGTGGGCAAGGGGCACCGTGGACACCCACAGGTCTCTTTGCTGTGCTGCTAGAGCCCTTAAAGCCCCCAGGAGGCCAAACCTGGTGTGGACGTCTGAGGTCCTCTGTCAGCCAGTCAGGCTGGGCCTGCTGGCGCCTGAGGGGTTAGCCACCCATCCTGCTGGACATGAGGAGCCGTGGTCAGGGCAGGGCGTGTGCCCACTGGGGCTCACTGTCCCCCCACCAGTCCCTGGACTGGGGGCTTCCATCAGCTGTGGAGCCACCCTGTACAGTTGCCCTATTCTGCACCTTGCCTTTTCCTCTCCTTAGTGCCTTGCTCTGGCTGTGGGACAAGAGGGTGTCAGGGTCACTGATGGCACACAAGAGGCTCAGAGCTGCTGACCCGCTACATCTAGGGCTCCTGTTCTGGGAGGGGCACGGGTCTGGTGGGGCCAGTGAAGGTTAACAGGCCAGAGGTACCCCTGGCCAGTTCTCCCCCTAGTGAGAGAACAGATGGGGGAGAGAATAAGATAAACTGAGGTGATGTCCACTGGTTGGGAGGGCTTGCTTGGGGGCTGGTTTGGGTCAGGGATGTGGGCTTTGTTCTCTGGACTGCTGTTCAATCCTGATGCCACCACCCACTCACAGTATGTGACATGGGCAGGTCacttccctccccagcccagggTCCTGAGCTGAAAAACGGGGGTGGTCTCCCTTGGGGGTCGTGGAGGGGATGCCCCTGTGGGCACCATGGGCTGGAGCTGGACTGTAGGCAGCGTCCCTTGGCCACCATCCACAGGTGTGTGCTGGGGCTGTGCCCTTTCCCCCACCAAGCCCCAGCCTTACATAACTACAACCTCTGGGGCGGGGCAGGCGGGTGCCGCCTCAACCCCAGGGCCACCGCTTTGGTCCTTGTAATTCACAGCTCCTGGCTGTGATTTCCTTCTACGTAAAAATTGACAtccagaaagttaaaaaaaaaaaaaaaaaaaaattgacatccAGCCTGCAAGCTTCTCTCTGGAGTTTTCAGCCTCTTGGGGTGATAGTGGCTTGCAGGCAAGGCGGGCTGTCCAAGTTGAGGACAAGCCTTTATGCCCTCTGGTCTGTGCCATAAGTCAGGCAACAAGTGGGCCTGGGGGGACCCCCTGCGCCCTTCCAGGTCTCCACCTGCACATTTAAGATTCTCTGCGGCCACCAGACCCTGCCAGCCCTGGGGCTGGCACGACCCTGCGCCCCTCAAGCTACTCCTCTTTATTTTAGTGCCCCTCTCACCTGAGGAGGAACCCAGAGCGGCGGTGGGGCACCTGAGCCCAGGAAGGCGAGCAGGCCGGCCGGGACCGCGAGTGCCTGGCGGAGTGGCCGGCGCAGCCCAGGACTCCCGGCTCCCACCTCCTGCTGTAGGTGCGGGCCCCATTCCCTCCACGGCCCCGTCTGGGGCCTTGTGTGCGCAGGGTTTGGCCAACTGCTGCCCTGGGACCAGCAGCTCCCTGGACGTCGTGTGCAGCACCAAAGGGGGCCACGTCGTTCAGGGCTGCCCCTTGTCTTGGGCCCATGGGGAGTGGGCTGGGGTTGCAGTCTCACTCTCCCCCTCAGGGATTGCCACCTTGGCACTCTGGGGGCAGCCGGGGAGAGGGAAGGGCACAGGTGCCCTGTTCTTGCTTGGGTCTGTTCTGCCACAGTGGGGCGTAAGCAAGATGGAGAAACTTCTGTGGGGGGAGAACACAGCCAAAAACTGCACCCCATGGGTGGGGTTGGGACAGAAAAACCTGGTCACAGCTTCAAGTTAGAACCTGGGCTGCTGGAGGCCTGGCTggacagggacagggacaggaagcAGGTGGCAGTGGGGGCACCTGCAAGACCGTTGGAGGGCACTGAGTGTAGCCCTGCTTGGGGCCTGGGACACAAAGAGCTGGGGGCCCCTCCCTGGCCTACAGCCACTCGCCTCCCTCAGGGCCCGGGGCTGCAAGTGTGAGCTGAGCTTCTGGGGCTTGGGGCCTGCTGGAGAGAGGTCTTGGCCACTGATGGCTGCAGGCGGCTGCTCTGTGGTTCAGGGAAGTGCCCAGGCTGGCGGTGGGCGTGGCCCGAGGCTGCTCTTGATTTCCACCGGGCAGCACCTGGGCCTGGGACAGGTGCTGACCATGGTtgtctcctccccctcctgcagTCCGGGGCCGAGGCTTGTGTTCAATCGAGTGAATGGCCGGCGGCCTTCCACCATGTCCCCATCCCTCGAGGGGACCCAGGAGACCTACACACTGGCCCACGAGGAGAACGTCCGCTTTGTGTCGGAAGGTAGTGAGGGGGGCTGGAGGGTGTGGCCTGGGCCACTGGGTCTTAGTAACATGCAAGCTAGGACTTCTTCCCCACTGCAACCTGACTCCCAGCAGCTAGAGGGCTGGGCTTTTCCTTGGCTCTCTGCTCCCATGTCCTGTGACTGTTGAACAGGATGCCCACTCCCTGTCctgggctggagtccagggtggcCACCAGGCCCTGGGGGTGGTAGATGGGATGCCAGCGGCCTGGCTCAGCCTGTCTGCCCTGCCCCCACAGCCTGGCAGCAGGTGGAGCAGCAGCTGGATGGTGGCCCAGCCAGTGAGAGCGGGCCGAGGCCTGTGCAGTACATGGAGAGGACCCCCAATCCCCGGCTACAGAGTGAGCCCCCCAGCCTCTCCCCCTGGGCGATCTTCCACTCCTGATTCTTCCTGAGCCTAGCCCCGGTCTCTGGGATCTCCCCAGTCCCTGTCGCCTCAGCGAGTCTCCTCCCACACTTCCTGTCCCCCAAGGGAGTCCCCCATAGCCCTCGTCTCCCCAAGTAGTACCCCCCAGCCCCTCTGACCCTGACCCAGGCCCTGCAAGGTTCCACCCCCAGGGCACCAGGGAGGAGGTTCCCGAGCCTGACTTCCTTCTTCCCAGCGCCTGCTATGTTTGGAGTCCAGGTGATGGTTGGTCAGCTCAAGGGGAGAGATGATGACCAGTCTAGGAAGTGGCATCACTGCCCAGCCTTCTCTGCCCACAGACTTCGTGCCCATCGATCTGGACGAGTGGTGGGCGCAGCAGTTCCTGGCTAGAATCACCAACTGCTCCTAGCACCTGCCTGAGAAGGAACACTGCCACGGCGGACCCTTTGCCAGAAGAGGACCCTGGTGCCCAGTCCACCCATGGTGGTCTGGCTGAGCGCTTGCCACACCTGAAGTGCCAACATTTGGACTTTTGCACCTACCTTTCCCTTGGCCTAGCTGTTCCAAGCTGCCGGGGACTGAACCTGTCAGACCTCAACCCTGCTCACTGTGCccagggagcacaggaggagctcCAGGCTAATAAAGTGGACAAACTATCTTTCCAGAGTGGCCTTGACTTGGGGTGTGGGGGGTCCTCGTGTCCAGTTCCTGTCCATCGTGGTACTCCTGGACTGGCAGAGGCTACAACTCTGCCTAACTCGGCCCTTGCTTCTCACCCAGCTGCCCAGCTGTACCCTGACAGAGGTACTAGGCTGGCTCTTTGTTTGGAAGTCTGTGGACCCTACTCTGCCCCACCCAACTCTGctcccccttcctctcctgtTGGCATTGACTGGTGTCAGAGCCGGACCTCAAGGGCCAGAGATGCTGAATAATTGGCCCTGGAATGGGATCCTAGCCCCCCCAGGACTGGGGCTGGGTCTCAGGATGCCAGGTCCTGTTCTCTCAATCCACCAGGCCTGGGTGCAGGACACCAGGCAAAGGCATCCTGCAGGTCTTGGAGTGGGTAGTGAGCCTGTGGGGACAAGTGGGGGAGCTCTGGCGGCTTGGGAGCACTGGCCCAGCTTTGCCTGATGGACAGGGGTGACCTTGGCGGCCTGACACAGGAGGGCCCAGAGTGCCCTGGTGTTGGCCAGGTTCCTCCACAGGGCTTGAGAGCAGCAGGGAGAGGCCCAGCCCAGTGAACAGGCCTCCGTccgtcctccctccctccctccccaccccacttatACAGGGGGAGGACCCTGCCCGGGTTGGCCGCACGAACCCCGAGGCACAGATGGGCGCCGGCGGGGTCTGCGGCGGCGGGGGCCCCGGAAGCGGGACGCCGCGCGGTCACGTGGCCGGGCGCCGCCGTGACGGCAGGGTGGGCGTGGCCGGCGGCCGTTGCTAAGCGACGCGCGGCGGGCGGGAGGCCCCGGCGGCGCCATGGCGCGAGGTAGTGGCGGGTCGGGTTCCGGGTCccggggcggcgggcggcgggcggccgCGCGGGACCCCTGCCGGGCTCCCCGGCTGCTCGGAGCCAGCCCGCCCTGAGCGCGGTTGTCGTCGCTGACGAGGGCGGGGACAGCCCCGGAGGCCTTAGTGGCCCCCCGCTGGCGTGATCCGCATCCCCGGGTCCCCTTCCCGCAGTGTGGCAGCACCCGTTCCTGAACATCTTCAGACACTTCAGGGTGGACGAGTGGAAGCGGTCCACCAAGGAGGGCGACGTGGCACTGGTGACGGTAGGGGAGACAGGGTACCTAGCAGCCCCTCCTGTCCTGCTGGGAAGCCACGCTGCGCCACCTGGGGGTCGGTAGGTGGCCCCTTCTGAGTGGACGCGGGCTCCTGTCTCTCTCCAGGACAAGACTCTGAAGAGCACCGTGTATCGCATCCGGGGCTCCGTCTCCGCTGGCAATTACATCCAGCTCCCCAAAACCAGCACCCAGTCCCTGGGGCTGACCGGGCGGTACCTGTATGTGCTCTTCCGGCCCCTGCCCACCAAGCACTTTGTCATCCACTTGGACGTGTCCACCAAGGTGCGGAGCGCAGGACTGGGGTCTGTGCGTGCAGGCTGCTCTCCTGCCGCCCCTCCGTGTCTTCACAGCCATACTCTGCTCCTGCAGGACAGCCAGGTCATCCGCGTGTCTTTCTCCAATCTCTTCAAGGAGTTCAAGTCCACGGCCACATGGCTTCAGTTCCCTTTCATTTTTGAAGGCAGGACGTCCGGGAGAGGTGATACCAAGATGGGGCATGAGTGGTCAGGAAAGGCTGCCTGAGGGCCCGGAGAGAGATGGTTGCAGGCCCAGTTGGGCTCCTGCATGGCCCTGAGGGGCAGCCTGGGCAAGGCACAGGGTCATAGctggggaggaggagctgggaagAGGGTAGACACTGATCTTGCTCACCTGTCCTGCAGACCTGGCAGGCGTGACCCCTCCTTGTGCCCATTGGACCTGCCTACAGCTCGACTTGCAGGACATCCTTCTGGTCTACCTGAACCGGCACTATAGCCACCTCAAGAGCATCAAGTTGTGTGCCAGTCTGCTGGTCAGAAACCTCTACACCAGCAACCTGTGCTTCGACCCTGGTGAGGGCCACACCCTACACCCCGCGCCCACTCCCCTTTGTGTTGGTGTCCATTCCCCCCCAGTTCTCAGCCTGGGAAGGGCTCAAGTCCTGGCACTTGACGAAAGTGCCCCTGCTGTGCTATCTTTGAGCTCTGGCTTGGTGTAGCTGGAGACTGGGACCATGTGGTGGGGTTGGTGGCTGGACTGGTAGCTGCACAGTAACCTCGTGGGCGCCTGGTAGTGAGCTTCACCTGGGTCTAGGAGAGGTGATGGAACAGGCTGCCTGTGACTTGGAGCAACCCTGCTCCTTGTAGCTGTCTCTGTCACTGAGGCCCGGCGGGCACAGCTGCCCGTCATTCCTGTGCCTCGAGAGATGGCATTCCCGGTGCCAAAGGGGGAGAGCTGGCACGACCATTACGTCCACATCCGGTGAGTGGCTCTGCTGTTCCCGGGGGAGACCTCTGGTGGTGGGAAGGCAGGGAGGCCCCTTGGCACCAGACGCTGACTATTCCTCTGCCCACCGAGGTTTCCAAGTGACAGCCCGAAAGCACCTTCCCAGCCGATTCAGAAGAGTTGTTCCCCTTCTGAGACAGGTGGGCCTATAGGGTCAGCAGGCACCCAGGATCAGGCCTGCAAGGCATGTGGAGCTCAGCGGGGGGAGGGAAGACTGTGAGGGGGCCTGGTTGTATGGTACATCCAGGGGCCCAGGTTAGCCTGCAGCTTGTCCAAGTTCCCAGAACCGTGTGGGAGGTCTGTGTAAGAGGCACCCTGGGCCCCAAGCTTTCCAGCTGGAAGAGGGAGTGCTGGGGCCTGGGGTGGATGGTGGGCTGTGGCCATCAGTGTGGCGCCTCCTGCAGACGGGGTGAAGCTGGGGCCACCTGCTGTTGCCCCCACACCTGCCAGTGCCTTGTGGCCACGTCTTCACCAGGTGTCTTTGTGCACTGTTCTGCCAGTTATTGGGACTCTTTGCTCCTTTGCAGTCCTCCCGAGGCCTGTGCCACAGCCTTTCCCTCACCTGGTGGCTTTCAGCAAACCCATGCAGGACGGCATATCCTCTGTGGTCCAGATACCCAACCCCACAGCCGTGAGTGCCTCCTCGTACCCCGAGATAGGGCTGGGCCCAGGGTGGCGCCAGGATGCTGATGGACACATGTCCCCCCACAGTCCCAGCAGGCCCCCTTGGCGGCCAAGCCCCTTCCAGAAGTCATCCTGTCCCATGAGTGCTCAAAAGTCTTCAAAGTTGGTGGCCTTGGCATCCATGGCCAAGAGCCTTCGGCCCAGGTGGAGACTGCCAACTCACACATGGCTGTCAGTGGTGTCCACGTGTTTGCCCATGAGTCAGCTGTGGGGCCCATGGCCCTGGAGGACGCCAGCTCCCGAGAGGTGAGTGTGCGTCCcaaggcaggccaggccagggaaaGGTGTGGGTAAGGGGCTGCTGGGCCTGTGCCCACCACGAGTTGTGTTCAGGGCAGACAAGGCCTCTGATGGTCTCTTCTCATCTAGCCTCCTGGCAGAAAGCAGAGCTGGCAGGAGATAGCTTTGGACAAGAATCTTTCTCGACAAAGAGTAAGGAAGGGCTTGTACCCACTCCCCAACTCTACACGACACCCCAGCCCCAGGTGGTCAGTGGGGGGCCATAGGTGTCAGGCAGGGGCAGGATCTGGAGTCCCCGGAGGGCCTGGCAGTGCTGCCAGATCCTGGCTTCTACCACAGAGCAGCAGCAGAAGCCACCCAGGACTCATGTGGTTTTCTTGAGAGGCAGGACCCAGCCCAGGGTGGGGCATCTCTGGTGGGATGGGGGCTGCACCCTCCTGGGGTCTCATTGTGAGTTTGCCTGTTTCAGAGCTTCCTCCCGGACCCAATCCTGAGGCTCAAGCGGGTCATCGGTTTTGGGGGCCACAGCACCAAATGGGTGAGGGGTCCTGTGGCTGTTTCCAGGACAGCTCTCATTGGGTTGGTGCAAGTATTGGGGGGACAGAGGGGAGACCCTATGCTCCCCAGGTGGCTGTGTGGATTCCTGagccccctgcaggctctgctggcttccccctgccctgcccacgtTTGTTGTTGCTTCATGGGCACACGTGGGTTTCCAGGTTGTTGGTGTCCCTGATTTGCTTGGCAAAGCCTGGGGGATACCATCCGGGTTAAAATGCTTCCAGatggccggccccatggctcacttgggagagtgcagcactggtagcgccgaggccgcgggttcggatcctatatagggatggatggtgcgctcactggctgagtgtggtgcagactaCATCatgccaagggttatgatccccttaccggtcaaaaaaaaatgCTTCCAGAGACCAGAAACGCTCCCTCGTGCCTTTAGAGCTCTGACAAGCGTGTACTACCGTGACCCAGACCAGCCGTGTGTGGCCCGGTTGTGGATGCAACGTGCGGGTTCTGGTGGGAGAAGTGGCTGTTCTGGGGAGGAGCCCCAGCTGTGGAGGAGGTGGCCTTTTCCCCCAGCCCCCAGTGGGCCTGGGCACTTGTCAGGCTCTCCTGGATGCAGGCTCTGAGTCTTTGGGGGGCACTTTGGTCTTTTGCTACCCTAATCCCAGGGTTTCTTGTGTCGGAAGCAAGGGTTGGAGGGTGTGCGTGCGTGCAGGCACGTGTATGTTGCCCTGTTCTTTTGGTATGTATGTCTCTTTGACGCATGTGCCTGTGATGTGGGGAAGGGTACATGTGCTCTGCTGCCCTGGGTGGcccacatgtgcacatgtgtgtgggcCAGGACTGCAACCCCTTCCTGGGCTCGGGAGGGAGATCAGGCTGGCCTCCAGGCAGCCAGGAGGGGCCTGAGGTACTGCTGGTAACTGACTACAGCCGCTGGCCCCACGTGCCAGGCCCTGTGGACAAAGGATGGGGTCGCTGTTGTCTACCCCTGCCATGCGGTCATTGTTGTCCTGCACATTGACACTGGGGACCAGCGCTTCTTCCTCGGCCACACGGACAAGGTGGGtgctgcagggtctggggtggcTCGTGCCTGCAGGTCCTGCAGCCTCCCCCAGCCTGTGCCTCCCCAGGTTTCTGCCCTGGCACCAGATGGCGACCCAGTGGTGGCTCGTGCCTGCAGGTCCTGcagcctcccccagcctctgcctccccagGTCTCCACCCTGGCGCTGGATGGGAGCAACTTGCTGCTAGCCTCGACACAGGTCCGGCCTCCCAGCATAGTGAGGCTCTGGGACTTCCACACCGGGGGGTGTCTGTCCCTGTTCCAGAGCCCAATGCATGCCGTCTGCTCCCTCAGGTGGGTAGGGACTTCcacactgggggtgggggcaacCCAGGCGACGCTGACCACCTCCTCTGCATCCACAGCTTCTCCAACAGTGGAGCCCTTCTCTGTGGCATCGGCAAGGACCACCACGGGAGGACGGTAACAGGGCCCTGGCCTGGCTGGTGGGCGGCAGCTAGAGAGTCTGTTTTCTAGAGATTTTCCATGCAGCTTAGGAAATGATAGCTCCCCACTCAGCCTCCTCCCTGATGGGGATTCTGCCAGCCTGAGTTGCGCCGTGGGTGTCGTGCCCTCTGGGATATGTGTGCCCACCCAATTCTCCCCACAGAAAACACCACTGAGTGTTTGTTTTATGCTTTGCCATGTCACTCGTGCAGCGGGCATCGCTTTAAGTCAGTGTTTAGGTAACTTACTGTATTTCCTCTGGTGGTGTGTTGTAGTTGTAAAACAGGTGACTTTTACACGTTAGCCCCTCTGAAGTTGACCTATGTATGAGAATCAGGAACACCTTCATAGTGCTGAGGTGCCCCAGCGTTTCACCATGGGCATGTGTCCTGCTTTCTGTCCACTCTTCGCTTGTGGGTCgcttcttcctgtttttctgcAGATGGGGCTGCGGCACCCAGCTCTGCTTGTCCTTGTAGAAGCCTCGGAATCGGCCACATCTCAGGGCAAGCATGTGCAGGGGGCCAGTTCCCCTGACCCTCAGCAGCCACAGTACTCATTGACTGGTTTCTGTGTGAGACAAAAGCCACCACctggcagggctcagctgggccTCAGGCAGTTAAGGCGGAACTGGGAGGAGGGCTCACGGGCTGGGTTCTGCTGCCTGGGCTCAGCATGGGCTTGTTCCAGGTGGTGGTGGCATGGGGCACAGGCCAGGTGGGCCTTGGTGGCGAGGTGGTGGTTCTCGCAAAGGTGCACACTGACTTTGACATCCAGGCCTTCCGGGTCACCTTTTTTGATGAAACCAGGTGATGTGGCTGCCCCGCCCGTGGTGCTGAGACAGGCTTTGGGTCCAGGGTGGGGGTCCCTCCCATCCCTGGCTCGAGGACCCTCTTCACAGTCCAGGCGTGTGAGGTCTCCTCACAGGGTTGGGGGACCTGGGCGGCGCTCACGGTCCATTCTCCTCGCAGGATGGCATCCTGCGGGCGGGGCAGCGTGCGGCTGTGGCGGCTGCGTGGGGGGGAGCTGCGCTCCTGCCCCGTGGACCTGGGAGTGCATCACATGCTGCAGTTCACTGATCTCGCCTTCAAGCAGACCCAGGAAGGCCCCACTCTGTGAGTCCCCCCGCCCTTCTTATCACCTGACCCAGCCTGGGGCCCCGCTTGCCCTGCCCCCC comes from Cynocephalus volans isolate mCynVol1 chromosome 6, mCynVol1.pri, whole genome shotgun sequence and encodes:
- the MCRIP2 gene encoding MAPK regulated corepressor interacting protein 2 isoform X2, giving the protein MYTITKGPSKLVAQRRTGPTQQQVESRLGELLKCRQPAPPTSPPRRAQPSAQPPGPWPLSSPGPRLVFNRVNGRRPSTMSPSLEGTQETYTLAHEENVRFVSEDFVPIDLDEWWAQQFLARITNCS
- the MCRIP2 gene encoding MAPK regulated corepressor interacting protein 2 isoform X1 yields the protein MYTITKGPSKLVAQRRTGPTQQQVESRLGELLKCRQPAPPTSPPRRAQPSAQPPGPWPLSSPGPRLVFNRVNGRRPSTMSPSLEGTQETYTLAHEENVRFVSEAWQQVEQQLDGGPASESGPRPVQYMERTPNPRLQNFVPIDLDEWWAQQFLARITNCS